From a region of the Triticum aestivum cultivar Chinese Spring chromosome 7D, IWGSC CS RefSeq v2.1, whole genome shotgun sequence genome:
- the LOC123167447 gene encoding histone H3.3, producing MARTKQTARKSTGGKAPRKQLATKAARKSAPTTGGVKKPHRYRPGTVALREIRKYQKSTELLIRKLPFQRLVREIAQDFKTDLRFQSHAVLALQEAAEAYLVGLFEDTNLCAIHAKRVTIMPKDIQLARRIRGERA from the exons ATGGCCCGTACCAAGCAGACCGCCCGCAAGTCCACCGGCGGCAAGGCGCCCCGCAAGCAGCTCGCCACCAAG GCGGCGAGGAAGTCGGCGCCGACCACGGGCGGAGTGAAGAAGCCCCACCGCTACAGGCCGGGCACCGTGGCCCTCCGGGAGATCCGCAAGTACCAGAAGAGCACGGAGCTGCTGATCCGCAAGCTGCCCTTCCAGCGCCTGGTCCGCGAGATCGCGCAGGACTTCAAGACGGACCTCCGCTTCCAGTCCCACGCCGTGCTGGCCCTCCAGGAGGCCGCCGAGGCGTACCTCGTGGGACTCTTCGAGGACACCAACCTGTGCGCCATCCACGCCAAGCGCGTCACcatcatgcccaaggacatccaGCTCGCCCGCCGCATCCGCGGGGAGCGCGCCTAA